A portion of the Mycoplasmopsis mustelae genome contains these proteins:
- a CDS encoding ATP-binding cassette domain-containing protein, translating to MQEINAIEFVGICKSFGQIKANQNISFKVKKGTIHALIGENGAGKSTLMSILFGLYEPDKGYIKVNNKEVLIKQPNDANKLRIGMVHQHFKLVDVYTNLENIVLGAEDNNKITKIIDYKPAIRKIKAIQETFNLYFDLNKITGKETVATQQKVEIMKMLYRDSDILIFDEPTAVLTDQEIQGLLETFKLFRSQGKTILFISHKLGEIKEVSDHATVLRLGKVTGDFDVKDVSIEEMATRMVGEEVEIARNEYTNTSNNPIVLSLKNITTTGEKPLKDISLDVRSGEIVAIAGVEGNGQLDLEYVVSGMKKPETGDVLLSKTELTNQRLKDIKKSNFINSYTYLSISILLFILSLVFYLITPTTSDQIYTFKILGTLFILSFAIFLVIFIKKQFGWLISKYINQIEKNPWHRLHRSQKNFARSSIILSAISFLGFLIYILLLSSLKSGPMQLTNWIGSISFYIIGFLIILLMSASWIITQYYVVFASELGVKTCNKLQKLSYITTGTVITNVLFTFITFITIFGFYKSQTFDFVSVIYTYIAMGEITFITFTIMIVNIALVFKEDYQKMQTQTIDDSFLSLNNFSVRDISRLGLTFIPSDRHKHGLVLDYNIKSNTVLRRLWDAEFIKFGILRDAKIKKENQIIIDKFDVRGARKGLSQARQLSGGNQQKFIVGREMNTPHDFILIVQPTRGLDVGAIKNIHEQILLEKKNGKAILLISYELDEVLALADKIAVINSGEILAIKDVKNLSRTEIGIYMAHKKGAEVHAKA from the coding sequence ATGCAAGAAATTAACGCAATAGAATTTGTGGGTATTTGCAAGTCGTTCGGTCAAATTAAAGCTAACCAAAATATTTCATTTAAAGTTAAAAAAGGTACCATTCACGCCTTAATCGGTGAAAATGGTGCTGGTAAAAGTACTTTAATGTCAATATTATTTGGACTTTATGAACCTGATAAAGGTTATATTAAAGTTAATAACAAAGAGGTTTTAATTAAACAACCAAACGATGCAAATAAACTACGCATCGGAATGGTACATCAGCATTTTAAATTAGTAGATGTATATACTAATTTAGAAAATATTGTTTTAGGCGCAGAGGATAATAATAAGATAACCAAAATTATTGATTATAAACCTGCAATAAGAAAAATAAAAGCCATTCAAGAAACTTTTAATCTTTATTTTGACTTAAATAAAATAACCGGAAAAGAAACGGTTGCAACTCAACAAAAAGTCGAAATTATGAAAATGCTATATCGTGATTCTGATATCTTAATTTTTGATGAACCGACTGCTGTTTTAACTGACCAAGAGATTCAAGGTTTATTAGAAACATTTAAATTATTCAGATCACAAGGTAAAACCATTCTTTTCATCTCACATAAATTGGGTGAAATAAAAGAGGTTTCCGATCATGCTACCGTATTACGTTTAGGCAAGGTAACAGGTGACTTCGACGTTAAAGATGTATCAATTGAAGAAATGGCCACTCGTATGGTTGGTGAAGAAGTTGAAATAGCCAGAAACGAATACACCAACACTTCCAATAATCCTATTGTACTTAGTTTAAAAAATATTACAACAACTGGTGAAAAACCTTTGAAAGATATTTCTTTAGACGTAAGATCTGGTGAGATTGTAGCCATCGCTGGTGTTGAAGGAAATGGTCAATTAGATTTAGAATACGTTGTTAGCGGAATGAAGAAACCCGAAACTGGTGATGTTTTACTATCGAAGACTGAATTAACAAACCAAAGACTTAAAGACATCAAAAAAAGTAACTTTATTAATTCATATACATACTTAAGTATTTCTATTTTATTATTCATTTTATCACTAGTATTTTATTTAATAACACCTACCACAAGCGATCAAATTTATACTTTTAAAATCTTAGGAACACTATTTATTTTAAGTTTTGCTATATTTTTGGTAATCTTTATAAAAAAACAATTTGGTTGATTGATTAGTAAATATATTAACCAAATAGAGAAAAATCCTTGGCATAGGCTACACCGTTCTCAGAAGAATTTTGCTAGAAGTTCTATTATTTTAAGTGCTATTAGTTTTTTAGGATTTCTTATTTATATTCTTTTATTAAGCTCTTTAAAATCAGGTCCTATGCAACTTACAAATTGAATAGGATCAATCTCATTTTATATTATCGGATTTTTAATTATTTTATTAATGTCCGCTAGTTGAATAATAACGCAATATTATGTAGTTTTTGCTTCCGAATTAGGTGTTAAGACATGTAATAAATTACAAAAATTAAGTTATATAACTACAGGAACAGTGATCACAAACGTATTATTTACTTTCATAACTTTTATAACAATTTTTGGTTTTTATAAAAGTCAAACATTTGATTTTGTTAGTGTAATTTATACATATATCGCAATGGGAGAAATAACATTTATTACATTTACAATAATGATTGTTAATATTGCTTTAGTGTTTAAAGAAGATTATCAAAAAATGCAGACACAAACTATCGACGATTCATTTCTTTCATTAAACAATTTCAGCGTTCGCGATATTTCTCGTTTAGGTTTAACCTTTATACCTAGCGACAGACATAAACATGGATTAGTCTTAGATTATAACATTAAAAGCAATACAGTTTTAAGACGCCTATGAGATGCAGAATTCATCAAATTTGGAATTTTAAGAGATGCAAAAATTAAAAAAGAAAATCAAATAATTATTGACAAATTCGATGTTCGTGGTGCTAGAAAAGGTCTTTCTCAAGCACGCCAATTATCTGGTGGAAACCAACAAAAATTTATTGTTGGTCGCGAAATGAATACACCACATGATTTTATTTTAATTGTACAACCAACTCGTGGTTTAGACGTTGGGGCTATTAAAAATATTCACGAACAAATTTTATTAGAAAAGAAAAACGGAAAGGCTATTTTACTAATTTCATATGAGTTAGATGAAGTTTTAGCATTAGCAGATAAGATTGCAGTTATTAATAGTGGTGAAATTTTAGCAATAAAAGATGTTAAAAACCTAAGTAGAACCGAAATTGGTATTTATATGGCACACAAGAAAGGGGCAGAAGTTCATGCAAAAGCATAA
- a CDS encoding ABC transporter permease: MQKHNSQANKFANFMESTRRFFQFEDKKNTRRKIYSSLWSIFFGLLLASIIYWIIGSTGKNAQNTTIFTFISYVFSFATDSLKTKDLLLYFIFFGFAGLGVSLGFKSGLFNIGVANQMTTPAIIFFTILISARMDTNNIPTAYLILMLFIFMIVGFIMGSISGILKAYFRVHEVISTIFLNWIIAYLSQYLFNARNGAFGSDANQWFSEIGGTATIFIEENTIFNFIYVGIILVIVASAVIWFIYSKTTIGYKIKMVGLNKTNAKYVGINEKIMTVIVMGISGGLIGIGGFFYIILQNGALLAKGAPLTIGFDSIAIALIALNSPIGVILTSWLYSFLYTSESFFQSVPQGSEQIKSEFFMLIYGIIIFIASLSLMFYKFRVMRWFAKYSYLITNKAYWKKFNIYWKHKFNETIPGRFKLIHNWILLQNKKIKFKKQQKEYENYVAQEILRSKQYTNEKLMQMYNEFSKKKVEQIQKMESYGLNDYTDKLNIFKNNKHTMKVKYNEFKEDLYIKFLDLIKQKYFKIFKITEGDA; encoded by the coding sequence ATGCAAAAGCATAATTCACAAGCAAATAAGTTTGCTAACTTTATGGAATCAACTCGTCGCTTCTTTCAATTTGAAGATAAAAAGAACACAAGACGTAAAATTTATTCTTCATTATGATCAATCTTTTTTGGTCTTTTATTAGCCTCGATAATTTATTGAATTATTGGTTCAACAGGCAAAAACGCGCAGAACACTACAATCTTTACTTTTATTTCATATGTGTTTTCTTTTGCTACCGATTCATTAAAAACTAAAGACTTGTTATTATATTTCATCTTCTTTGGATTTGCCGGTTTAGGTGTCTCGCTTGGTTTTAAATCTGGATTGTTTAACATCGGGGTGGCCAACCAAATGACTACACCTGCTATTATCTTTTTTACAATTTTAATCTCGGCAAGAATGGACACAAATAATATTCCCACTGCTTATTTAATCTTAATGCTTTTTATATTTATGATTGTCGGTTTTATAATGGGATCTATTTCCGGAATTCTAAAAGCTTATTTTAGGGTTCACGAAGTTATTTCAACAATATTTTTAAATTGAATTATCGCTTATTTATCACAATATTTATTTAATGCGAGAAACGGTGCTTTTGGTTCTGATGCAAATCAATGATTTTCAGAAATTGGTGGTACAGCAACCATTTTCATAGAAGAAAATACAATTTTTAATTTTATATACGTTGGAATAATATTAGTTATAGTTGCTTCTGCTGTAATTTGATTTATATATTCAAAAACCACAATTGGTTATAAAATAAAAATGGTTGGATTGAACAAAACCAATGCTAAATATGTGGGAATTAACGAAAAAATTATGACAGTAATAGTCATGGGTATTTCCGGTGGTTTAATTGGAATTGGTGGATTTTTCTACATTATCTTACAAAATGGTGCTTTATTAGCCAAAGGAGCCCCGCTCACAATAGGATTTGATTCTATAGCAATAGCACTAATAGCTTTAAATAGTCCAATTGGAGTAATATTAACATCTTGATTATATAGCTTCTTATATACTTCCGAATCCTTCTTCCAATCAGTACCTCAAGGAAGCGAACAAATTAAGTCAGAATTCTTTATGCTAATTTATGGAATTATAATTTTTATAGCTTCACTTTCATTGATGTTCTATAAATTTAGAGTAATGAGATGATTCGCCAAATATAGTTATCTAATCACCAATAAAGCATATTGAAAAAAATTTAATATATATTGAAAACACAAATTTAATGAAACAATCCCTGGTCGTTTTAAACTAATTCATAATTGAATACTTTTACAAAATAAGAAAATAAAATTTAAAAAGCAACAAAAAGAATATGAAAACTACGTTGCCCAAGAAATTCTAAGATCAAAACAATATACTAACGAAAAACTTATGCAAATGTACAACGAATTTTCAAAGAAAAAAGTTGAGCAAATTCAGAAAATGGAAAGTTATGGTTTAAATGATTATACTGATAAATTAAATATATTTAAAAACAATAAACACACTATGAAAGTAAAATATAATGAATTTAAAGAAGATTTATATATAAAATTTTTGGATTTAATTAAACAAAAATATTTTAAAATCTTTAAAATAACCGAAGGAGACGCATAA
- a CDS encoding ABC transporter permease, whose translation MEVILSHAVFFFCILLLGTISGIFSERAGIVNIAINGFMVFGAVIYGGYSTLFTEVFKWQSLWSNIPLMFLSSITTILFALLFGFAVIKLRADQTVVGFAINILAAGIAALMVLLISQKVFGGIYLSFRERQELALNTDDSKFGNIISLKVFVTVIIAFFSWFALRKTKWGLRFRAIGENPQAADVAGINVNKIKWEALVIVGIISGVAGSIFIQSNYLANFSLTKDVNGFGFIALSIMITSRWKVSLSILVSAFFSLLLSVSFYGTVSFGPSFEPYKNIFQALPYAVTLIVLILTSKNTQGPAAAGIPYDKSKR comes from the coding sequence ATGGAAGTCATATTATCACATGCTGTATTCTTCTTTTGTATTTTACTTTTAGGTACTATTTCTGGAATTTTTTCAGAGCGCGCCGGAATTGTAAATATTGCTATTAATGGTTTCATGGTTTTTGGAGCCGTGATATATGGTGGATATTCAACATTGTTTACTGAAGTCTTTAAATGGCAAAGTCTTTGATCTAACATTCCACTAATGTTTTTATCATCTATAACTACTATTTTATTTGCGTTATTATTTGGGTTTGCTGTAATTAAATTAAGAGCAGATCAAACCGTAGTTGGGTTTGCAATAAATATTTTAGCCGCAGGAATTGCTGCTTTAATGGTCTTATTAATTAGTCAAAAAGTTTTTGGTGGGATATATTTATCATTTAGAGAACGTCAAGAATTAGCTTTAAATACAGATGATAGTAAATTTGGTAATATTATTTCGTTAAAAGTATTTGTTACAGTAATTATTGCATTTTTTTCTTGATTTGCACTAAGAAAAACAAAATGAGGTTTGAGATTTCGTGCGATAGGGGAAAATCCACAAGCAGCCGATGTTGCTGGTATTAACGTTAACAAAATTAAATGAGAAGCGTTAGTAATTGTAGGTATTATTTCAGGTGTCGCTGGTTCTATATTTATACAATCAAATTACCTCGCAAACTTCTCTCTTACAAAAGATGTTAATGGTTTTGGATTCATTGCCTTATCTATTATGATTACTTCAAGATGAAAAGTTTCGCTATCTATTTTAGTATCTGCATTTTTTTCATTACTATTATCGGTTTCATTTTACGGTACTGTTTCATTCGGGCCTTCGTTTGAACCGTATAAAAACATTTTCCAAGCCTTACCTTATGCAGTAACCTTGATTGTCTTAATCTTAACAAGCAAAAATACTCAAGGTCCGGCCGCGGCGGGTATTCCTTATGACAAAAGTAAACGTTAA
- the rplT gene encoding 50S ribosomal protein L20 has translation MARVKGGTVTRARRKKWLKLAKGYFGHKSIGYKVAKQAVIKSWTYAFRDRKQVKRNFRKLWIARINAATRAEGMSYSRFISGLKKANVTINRKMLSELAINEPKTFSMLVKIASEA, from the coding sequence ATGGCAAGAGTTAAAGGTGGAACAGTTACAAGAGCAAGACGTAAAAAATGACTAAAGTTAGCTAAAGGATATTTTGGTCATAAATCAATTGGTTATAAAGTTGCCAAACAAGCAGTTATAAAATCATGAACTTATGCTTTTAGAGACCGTAAACAAGTAAAAAGAAACTTCCGTAAACTATGAATTGCACGTATTAATGCTGCAACTAGAGCAGAAGGAATGAGTTATTCGAGATTTATTAGCGGACTTAAAAAAGCGAATGTTACAATTAACCGTAAAATGCTTTCAGAATTAGCTATTAATGAACCAAAAACATTCTCAATGTTAGTTAAGATAGCAAGTGAAGCATAA
- the rpmI gene encoding 50S ribosomal protein L35, whose product MPKMKTKSALKKRIKVTGTGKILREQAYRSHLAQNKTTKQKRQARKSVQMSKSDLKRFKALI is encoded by the coding sequence ATGCCAAAGATGAAAACTAAGAGCGCTTTGAAAAAGCGTATCAAGGTTACAGGAACTGGTAAAATCTTAAGAGAACAAGCTTACCGTTCACACTTAGCGCAGAATAAAACAACCAAACAAAAACGTCAAGCCCGTAAGTCAGTTCAAATGTCAAAAAGCGACCTCAAAAGATTTAAAGCACTTATTTAA
- the infC gene encoding translation initiation factor IF-3 has product MQDKRKKPASEHYVNNDIPYPKVFLIGSTGEKIGVKTTSEAIELAKSEKMDLVLISIDPKPIARILDYGKFKYDRKKRQKEIKEKQTNIQNREIRLTPLIGENDLVTKAKKAQEFLLKGDRIKVSVKLRGRELGRKDLGESVLQRFFAKVENVADKTTEPKLVNERFLDMNLQPNKTKIAKYLKEKNLNVNEQKGSQEGETNAKDEN; this is encoded by the coding sequence ATTCAAGATAAAAGAAAAAAACCTGCTTCAGAGCATTATGTTAATAATGATATTCCTTATCCAAAGGTTTTCTTAATCGGAAGCACTGGTGAAAAAATAGGTGTAAAAACTACATCTGAAGCTATAGAATTAGCTAAGAGTGAAAAAATGGATTTAGTTTTAATTAGCATTGATCCTAAACCTATCGCAAGAATTTTAGATTATGGAAAATTTAAATACGACCGTAAAAAACGTCAAAAAGAAATCAAAGAAAAACAAACTAATATTCAAAATCGTGAAATTCGTTTAACTCCGTTAATTGGTGAGAATGATTTAGTTACAAAAGCAAAAAAAGCTCAAGAATTTCTTTTAAAAGGCGACCGTATTAAGGTTTCTGTAAAACTAAGAGGGCGCGAATTAGGAAGAAAAGATTTAGGCGAAAGTGTGTTGCAAAGATTTTTTGCAAAAGTTGAAAATGTAGCTGATAAAACTACTGAACCAAAATTAGTTAATGAACGTTTCTTAGATATGAATCTCCAACCAAATAAAACAAAAATCGCTAAATACTTAAAAGAAAAGAATCTTAATGTTAATGAGCAAAAAGGTTCTCAAGAAGGAGAAACAAATGCCAAAGATGAAAACTAA
- the whiA gene encoding DNA-binding protein WhiA yields the protein MQNKSNKLSFSREIKKEIINNIKKNDEIVSFLNGLIFSNAIINDDHYILNLRNSYIANKVVLKLYKINILFQKDTSNTKIKILKKDFKINFSMNFKNNLTFFFAGIFVGGGSISDKNSTSYHLELKTNYQQHTKDIIDKLNEYEFEFHMLTRKEKYVAYTKKLDYLLDFLSAIGAKKSWFNLQNIKIGRDMENVTNRMNNIDISNLKKIVYSSNKHLENIKFIKQHKLIELFDSQQLISFEIKLENPWISLTDLAKQLQKEHNIIISKSGINHWFRKLEKVAQKYKDEF from the coding sequence ATGCAAAATAAAAGCAATAAACTTTCGTTTTCGAGAGAAATTAAAAAAGAAATTATTAATAATATTAAAAAAAACGATGAAATCGTTTCTTTTTTGAATGGTTTAATTTTTTCTAATGCTATTATAAATGATGATCATTATATTTTAAATCTTCGCAATAGTTATATCGCAAATAAAGTAGTGCTTAAGTTATATAAAATTAACATCTTATTTCAAAAGGACACAAGCAACACTAAAATTAAAATTTTAAAAAAAGACTTTAAAATTAATTTTTCAATGAATTTTAAAAATAATTTAACTTTTTTCTTTGCCGGAATTTTTGTAGGTGGGGGAAGTATTTCTGATAAAAATTCTACTTCTTATCACTTGGAACTAAAAACTAATTATCAACAACATACTAAAGATATTATTGATAAATTAAATGAATACGAATTTGAATTTCATATGCTAACGCGTAAAGAAAAATATGTAGCATATACAAAAAAGTTAGATTATTTATTAGATTTTTTATCCGCAATTGGTGCGAAAAAATCCTGATTTAATTTGCAAAATATAAAAATTGGTCGTGATATGGAAAATGTAACAAACCGAATGAATAATATAGATATTTCTAATCTAAAAAAAATTGTTTATAGTTCTAATAAACATCTAGAGAATATTAAATTCATTAAACAACATAAACTTATAGAATTATTTGATTCTCAACAATTAATTTCATTTGAAATTAAATTAGAAAATCCCTGAATTTCTCTTACTGATTTAGCAAAGCAACTTCAAAAAGAACATAATATTATTATTAGCAAAAGCGGAATTAATCATTGATTTCGGAAACTAGAAAAAGTAGCACAAAAATATAAAGATGAATTCTAA
- a CDS encoding AAA family ATPase, translated as MKLIKIEALGFKSFADPIVLRFDGGVAGIVGPNGSGKSNINDAIRWVLGEQSSKELRGDSMEDVIFAGSKTVQPMQRAQVTLTFDNKERLSSVDSDIITISRVLERGKGINEYYLNNEKCRHKDIKAIAMETGIGKSSLAIISQGTVSDIAHSSDEDRRLIFEEAAGVSKYKFRKAESLKKLERAEDVLGRVDVTIKELEKQLVPLRKNAEKAMKYKSMVDELKKVEIGYLAHEIQKHTEIFKTLTEELSGVQETEESYNNQIEDIDQKILNKREEILKINKILSDASGKKEGIQARIQTLERAINSERARRELIASGQGNVSEEERIKAVLGELRTLENKYRYLTDSFKEMEEKRNLSAAKISEFENAINNGNIKIKDYQNKLGQLVAKLELLEEKKNKHTNLYKGTKTVLENKVLFKGFVGMVADLIKVPHEYQTAIETILKNAAQYIVVDHSDTAVKLINFLKKNNGGRATFIPLASIKPKFIRDDYLLVTRNHPGFLGIAEDLVEIDEKYKVLNGFLLGNVVVVEDVNTANEIATIMERKYMIVTKDGDVIRVGGVMVGGTVETSEDVIGLDDKIVELKNLLPGLKGVIKETEKNIQRIQERLANEKTFYNNYNAQSLQLGFDVKSTFNQIEKYKTEAQVAQSKNITVDVNNLSISEETISGLEKDLSILNFDISSNVQIKESLDSSLTILEEERKKVSKLLQTLSASFKEKTIKCERSRVMLEKHKERLSGHYTLTLEFAKENYPLTMAPAAAEALVKELRAEIAELGNVNLESIEQLQEVEERYEFNVKNRDEVLEAKRICEEAIEEMDKKIVARLTNIVDDVNQEMHKVFSSMFGGGTAEVKFVDPKNILESGISIYAQPPGKSVKNLKLFSGGEKSLIAISLLFAILKARPLPLCILDEVEAALDEANVVRYAEYLQELKQQTQFLVITHRPGTMSRVDALFGATMQKRGVTSFFSVKLEEARKLAEKLETN; from the coding sequence ATGAAATTAATAAAAATTGAAGCATTAGGTTTTAAATCATTTGCTGACCCAATTGTGTTACGTTTTGATGGTGGGGTGGCAGGAATTGTAGGTCCGAACGGTTCAGGAAAAAGTAATATAAATGATGCAATTCGTTGAGTTTTAGGAGAGCAAAGTTCTAAAGAATTACGTGGTGATTCAATGGAAGATGTTATTTTTGCTGGTTCTAAAACTGTGCAACCGATGCAGCGCGCACAAGTTACTTTAACATTTGATAATAAAGAAAGATTAAGTTCAGTAGATAGCGATATTATTACAATTTCACGTGTTTTAGAGCGTGGAAAAGGAATAAATGAATATTATCTAAACAATGAAAAATGTCGCCATAAGGATATTAAAGCAATTGCAATGGAAACTGGAATTGGCAAAAGCTCGCTAGCAATCATTTCGCAAGGAACCGTATCTGATATTGCACATTCATCAGATGAAGACCGTAGATTGATTTTTGAGGAAGCGGCCGGAGTATCTAAGTATAAGTTTCGTAAGGCCGAATCATTGAAGAAATTAGAGCGTGCCGAAGATGTTTTGGGGCGTGTTGATGTAACGATTAAAGAATTAGAAAAGCAACTTGTACCTTTACGTAAAAATGCTGAAAAAGCAATGAAATATAAATCAATGGTTGATGAGCTTAAAAAAGTAGAAATTGGTTATTTAGCGCACGAAATTCAAAAGCATACTGAAATTTTTAAAACTTTAACAGAAGAACTTTCAGGGGTTCAGGAAACTGAAGAATCTTATAACAATCAAATTGAAGATATTGATCAAAAAATTTTAAATAAGCGTGAAGAAATTCTTAAAATAAACAAAATTTTATCTGATGCTAGTGGTAAAAAAGAAGGTATTCAAGCAAGAATTCAAACTTTAGAACGTGCAATTAATTCCGAACGGGCACGTAGAGAATTGATTGCAAGCGGACAAGGAAACGTTTCTGAAGAAGAAAGAATTAAAGCAGTTTTAGGTGAATTAAGAACCTTAGAAAATAAATATCGTTATTTAACTGATTCTTTTAAAGAAATGGAAGAGAAACGTAATTTATCAGCCGCTAAAATTTCAGAATTTGAAAATGCAATAAACAATGGAAATATCAAAATCAAAGATTACCAAAATAAATTAGGCCAATTAGTTGCTAAATTAGAATTATTAGAAGAAAAGAAGAATAAACACACTAATCTTTACAAAGGAACAAAAACTGTTTTAGAAAATAAAGTCCTTTTTAAAGGTTTCGTAGGTATGGTGGCCGATTTAATTAAAGTACCACACGAATATCAAACCGCAATCGAAACTATCCTAAAAAATGCGGCACAATATATAGTAGTAGATCATTCTGACACTGCTGTAAAATTAATTAATTTTTTAAAAAAGAATAATGGTGGTAGAGCGACATTTATTCCACTCGCTTCAATAAAACCAAAATTCATACGAGATGATTATTTATTAGTAACGAGAAACCATCCTGGATTTTTAGGGATAGCTGAAGATTTAGTTGAAATTGATGAAAAATACAAAGTATTAAATGGCTTCTTATTAGGTAATGTTGTAGTTGTTGAAGACGTTAATACTGCTAATGAAATCGCAACAATTATGGAACGCAAATACATGATTGTTACTAAGGATGGAGATGTTATCCGTGTTGGTGGTGTTATGGTTGGTGGAACCGTCGAAACTAGTGAAGATGTGATTGGTTTAGATGATAAAATTGTTGAATTAAAAAATTTACTCCCTGGGCTCAAAGGAGTAATTAAGGAAACAGAAAAAAATATTCAAAGAATTCAAGAACGATTAGCAAACGAAAAAACATTTTATAATAACTATAATGCTCAATCATTACAATTAGGTTTTGATGTTAAATCTACTTTTAATCAAATCGAAAAATATAAAACAGAAGCTCAAGTTGCGCAAAGTAAAAATATTACAGTCGATGTAAATAATTTATCAATTTCTGAAGAAACTATTTCAGGTTTAGAAAAAGATTTAAGTATTCTGAATTTTGATATTTCTTCAAATGTACAGATTAAAGAATCTCTAGATTCCTCATTAACTATTTTAGAAGAAGAACGCAAAAAAGTTTCAAAACTATTACAAACTTTAAGTGCTTCATTCAAAGAAAAAACCATTAAATGTGAGCGTTCAAGAGTAATGTTAGAAAAACATAAAGAGAGATTATCTGGACATTACACACTTACTTTGGAATTTGCTAAAGAAAATTATCCACTAACAATGGCTCCTGCAGCAGCTGAAGCATTAGTAAAAGAACTTCGCGCTGAAATTGCTGAATTAGGTAATGTTAATTTAGAATCCATTGAACAATTACAAGAAGTTGAAGAGCGTTATGAATTTAATGTAAAAAACCGAGATGAGGTTTTAGAAGCAAAACGCATTTGTGAAGAAGCGATTGAAGAAATGGATAAGAAAATAGTTGCTCGTCTAACTAATATTGTTGATGATGTAAATCAAGAAATGCATAAGGTGTTTTCATCAATGTTTGGTGGTGGAACCGCAGAAGTTAAATTTGTTGATCCAAAAAATATTCTAGAAAGCGGAATTAGTATTTATGCACAACCTCCAGGTAAAAGTGTAAAAAATCTTAAACTTTTCTCGGGCGGTGAAAAATCATTGATCGCTATATCTTTATTATTTGCAATTTTAAAAGCTAGACCTTTACCACTTTGTATTTTAGATGAGGTAGAAGCAGCCTTAGATGAAGCAAATGTTGTCAGATATGCAGAATACTTACAAGAACTAAAACAGCAAACCCAATTTTTAGTTATAACTCACCGTCCAGGTACAATGTCTCGTGTAGATGCATTATTTGGTGCAACAATGCAAAAACGTGGAGTTACCAGCTTCTTTAGTGTTAAATTAGAAGAAGCGCGTAAATTAGCTGAAAAGTTAGAAACAAATTAA
- the rnc gene encoding ribonuclease III has product MNKKDRLLEFLDQENIVPKNLNWYMLATTHKSYNTNDKTKSLNYERLEFLGDSLLNFIASTYSFKKFRENSQGELTRWRASAVQTETLSAVSKRLGLLQMLRTGPGQMHNDVVESLKVQADVFEAMLGAIFVDQGLQVAWNFVQKHLLNDENEMTISEGFSSGKDPKTQLQEYFQSISKNNIHYVLEENNKLFTARAVHEDMVYGVGKGHSKKEAMIEAAKAALDKMQKKGI; this is encoded by the coding sequence ATGAATAAAAAAGACAGACTTTTAGAATTTTTAGATCAAGAAAATATTGTCCCTAAAAATTTAAATTGATATATGTTAGCAACCACTCATAAGTCATATAATACTAATGATAAAACTAAATCTTTAAATTATGAGCGGTTAGAATTTTTAGGAGATTCATTGCTAAATTTTATTGCTTCTACTTATTCGTTTAAAAAATTTCGTGAGAATAGTCAAGGCGAGCTTACTAGATGAAGAGCTTCGGCGGTACAAACCGAAACTTTAAGTGCTGTAAGTAAAAGATTGGGTTTATTACAGATGTTACGAACTGGACCGGGCCAAATGCATAACGATGTTGTTGAATCATTAAAAGTTCAAGCAGATGTTTTTGAGGCGATGTTGGGCGCGATTTTTGTTGATCAAGGACTACAAGTTGCATGAAATTTTGTGCAAAAGCACTTGTTAAACGATGAGAATGAAATGACTATTAGTGAGGGGTTTAGTAGCGGCAAAGATCCTAAAACTCAATTACAAGAATATTTTCAAAGTATCAGTAAAAATAATATACATTATGTATTAGAAGAAAATAATAAACTCTTTACTGCGAGGGCGGTACATGAGGATATGGTTTATGGTGTAGGTAAAGGACATTCAAAAAAAGAAGCAATGATTGAAGCGGCAAAAGCGGCTTTGGATAAGATGCAAAAGAAGGGGATATAA